The DNA region GACATAACCGATGAAGATGACATTAAAGCGCTAGAGAGTTGTTACACTCGTAATAAAGATGGTTATTTAGAAGGGGAAGTAGTTGCTACAATTATTGCCCTTCAATCTCCACAACATAAAAACTCTTGTCCATACTGCGGCATGGATAAGCCAAGAACAATCGATCACTATTTACCAAAAAGTATTTTTCCTGAATTTTCAATTTATCCCCCTAATCTAATTCCATGCTGCGGATACTGCAATAGCAAAAAGAGTAAAAAGTGGCTAAAAAATGGACAGCGACTTTTTTTGAACTTTTACTATGATCAGATTGTTACAACGAAGTTTTTATATGCTTCACTGATTTTCAACCAAAATACTACAGAACCAAGAGTAGAGTTTGAATTGAGAAATAGTGCAAATATCAGTCAGAATCAATTCCGATTAATCTCAAGTCATTATGAGGAGCTTAATCTTTTAAATGAACTTTCAGAATATGTTGAAGAAGAATTGTCAAATATATATGATGAAATTTCCTATAATACCCATTTACCGGAGAATCAACACATTGAAAGTCTGAGAATGAAGAAAGACAGCTTTGTGAGAAAATACGGTGTGAATTACTGGAAGGCATCATTATATGATGCAATTATTGATTGTTCAGAATTTTTTGAAAGAATATACAAACATCAACCTATAAGTCAATAAGAGGTAAAAGAGTCACCACTTAATATAGGTGGCTCTTTTATATTGCAAATAGATAGCTATTGAATCATAACTTGAATCATATAATGGAAGAGTGATCGACATTATCTGATGGCCTCCAGCAAATACCAGAATAAATCATTCTAGCTGAAGACAATAAATAGAATTTGAAAACAGGAATTTGTTACAATGGGATATGATTTGTTTTTATTTGTGGGGGGGATGGTAATCACTTTTATTAAAAGTTAAACCATTCTGAATAGGCTGTGCACAGCAGGTCAACCAGACACTAGTGAAATCGTAACAGGCTTGATACTGGCTGCCTACAACATCGTATGCCGCCTTCATAGAAGGTGCTGTAGTATCAGTGATCTTCAAAGTAAAGAGTCTTGCATTCGATGAATGTGGAAGCATCTTACCTGCTCCCCCACTCAATACGATGGTATCCAGTGAAAGGAACTCACGGACGATTAACACAAAACCGGCAAGCTGTCAGATGACTATCAGCTATATGAGGATCATTCCCTATAATTTAAGCAGGTATCGATCATCCAACCAAGTTTTTATAACTAATTATTATTATATAAACCTAGTTGGGGCTTTACTTTGTTTGTTGAATCTTGGTCTAAGATTTCGTATTAATTCCGTTTCATAAGTCTCGAGTAGAACACCCTCCATAAAGTTGTCTTTGTTCTCAATATAAAAAACACCAACCTGATGAATGAAATATCCTTTTCTTTTTCCGTGAAAGTGTTCTTGAATCCTTCTCCTCAAGTTACGTGATTGTCCCACATACATTAGTTCCTGTTTTTCATTGTATATTTTGTATACACCGCTTTTAGCAAGAATTTTTTGGAAGTCAGGTATACCTACTATTATCTCTTCATATGGAATTGTGAAGTTATTATCTATAAATTGTCTTCGACGCATATCTCACTATCTCACCTCGTATTAATAAATTCTTCTCCACCGGCTTGCGAAAAATCAATAGGCTTATCTAACGTACAAGTAAAATCGTGGGTCGTCGGTGAGGATAATATGAGCGCCCATTACAAGTTACTTAATTATTAGAAATTCACCATTGTGGCAATTAGGAATGGCTGAGAAATTTCCGCAATCGTCAACAATTAAGGTTTCTTGCTCATATTTGTCCCAAAATAATCTATACCCTTTCCCAAGAGTAATTTGAGATTTAATTTTAAATGTTGGATCATCAATTGGTATCCAGTAATTAGCCTTAGAAATATCGTTTGTTATTTCACAAGAAGTGATAACAATATTACTTAATCTACGTATTGTTTCTTGATGTTTTATGAGAAAAGATTCAAAATCTTTATACATTTTTGGAGGCACCTCCGCTTTTAATAAACCTCGACTCTTTGACATCAACATAATTGGTACTCTAACACAAATACCATCAAAAAACAGGAATTGAAATATATAAAATATTATCATATACTAAAAATGTATAATATTAACAGGAATAAAATAAAATAAAATTTGTTAGTTTTAAATGTTGAAAAATTGATAATTTATACACTGAATACTATTCAAATTACTAGCAGAAGCACTGCTAATCGTGGGTAAATACAGCCCATTATTAGCGGTGCTTATTTTATGAAAGGGTAGGGAAATATAATGAAAACAAATGGAAAAAAAGTGATATTTATTGACACAGAATTACAATTAATAAACTGTATCTGTTCAAAAGTTACAGTAGAGATATACGTTGGAGACGAATTAGATTACATAGGAGAAATACTTTCTTATACAGATAATGCATTAGAGGTTAATGGAGGGAGGTATCTCATAGGAAATTGCGAAATCTGGGCATGTGGAAATTACCTGAAGGTTGAATAAATGAATGATGACAATCTCAGTCAATATGTGGGGAGTCATTTGTATTAATTTGAAGTATAGGTATAATGTTATTTAAGGGACAAGTACACAGCCTGTTGGGTTGTTACTTCGTCACTAACAGAGGGAAGTAATCCATCAACTTGTCAGGGTTGGGGTGGATTACTTCTTTTTTATGTTCATATTTTTGTGAGTTCCTTATTAACTTTGATAAGTATAAGTAATGATGTGTATTTGATATGGTATTATAGATCTAAGTTAGCGCCGGGGAAACCCTCATTACTTATTTCACTAATTACTTTTAGAAGTCACCCGATCCGAAACTTCAAATTCATCTGTAATCTTCTTCGTCAGGGATGGTATGTTGGGACAACAAGCAATCCTTTTTTTGTTGAAGAAAGTAATTAACTCCATTTTTAAATAATTTAACAATTTATTGAAAAAAATGCTATATATAGAAACGACCAGCCGATATTTAGTAAAATTATTATCAATAGGTGGGAATAAAATAATGGAGATTAAACGTTTTGAGGAAAGTTTTATCAAAAAGGATTATTTAATCGGACCCACGAAAAAGTACTATATCGTCACGGTAAAGATTGATAAAAAGAAATATAAATTTATGATTATTAAAGATGGTACGATTATATACGAAGGATATGAAGACGGTTTAAAACTTGCGAAATATTCCTCTTTGCTTAAGCTTTATAGCGTTGACCGATTAGCGTTAAACACAACAAAGTTAAGC from Paenibacillus ihbetae includes:
- a CDS encoding HNH endonuclease translates to MKNLLPPQLDSFEVYMQIKDNARDPDKKKRLIDLENKVFSRYEVYQSKVNNLESISESDITDEDDIKALESCYTRNKDGYLEGEVVATIIALQSPQHKNSCPYCGMDKPRTIDHYLPKSIFPEFSIYPPNLIPCCGYCNSKKSKKWLKNGQRLFLNFYYDQIVTTKFLYASLIFNQNTTEPRVEFELRNSANISQNQFRLISSHYEELNLLNELSEYVEEELSNIYDEISYNTHLPENQHIESLRMKKDSFVRKYGVNYWKASLYDAIIDCSEFFERIYKHQPISQ
- a CDS encoding GIY-YIG nuclease family protein, whose amino-acid sequence is MRRRQFIDNNFTIPYEEIIVGIPDFQKILAKSGVYKIYNEKQELMYVGQSRNLRRRIQEHFHGKRKGYFIHQVGVFYIENKDNFMEGVLLETYETELIRNLRPRFNKQSKAPTRFI